The following are encoded in a window of Anopheles gambiae chromosome X, idAnoGambNW_F1_1, whole genome shotgun sequence genomic DNA:
- the LOC133392929 gene encoding uncharacterized protein LOC133392929 encodes MSQAAEGSDTGNGVPSSPIARSVAESSATPWRPMTFPDLRGFPAAQQLYGLPVPIDLSFLRSPVSSDEGASGQPWQQQQHADLPSQVITPRADELVEADVSGAPVAPMRIKSAGLVPRGSGAVAVVEPYQHETESDDEANEQDSSELDDVMIPACPTTISAPIFLQPENEEANMTAFNGAASIANPRWPPLHEHTEQPDQQLSVDVPIIVKLIGRAGSYGSLYAIWYAQLGSHDIMERIPDCVIFAPELAPDHQGPPPILTSLLLQRRMSTGELVTVPYGPKQMPGHSIE; translated from the exons ATGAGCCAAGCAGCTGAAGGGAGTGATACCGGTAACGGTGTACCATCGTCACCGATAGCCAGAAGTGTGGCCGAGTCCAGTGCAACCCCTTGGCGTCCGATGACGTTTCCGGACTTGCGTGGGTTCCCCGCCGCACAGCAGCTGTACGGTTTGCCGGTTCCGATCGATTTGAGCTTCCTACGCTCACCTGTCAGCAGTGATGAGGGGGCATCGGGACAgccgtggcagcagcagcagcatgccgACTTACCGTCCCAG GTAATTACACCTCGGGCAGACGAGCTGGTGGAAGCCGATGTCAGTGGTGCTCCAGTGGCTCCAATGAGAATTAAATCCGCTGGGCTGGTCCCGAGAGGTAGTGGCGCCGTAGCGGTAGTGGAACCGTATCAACACGAGACCGAGTCTGATGATGAAGCAAACGAACAAGACTCGTCGGAATTGGACGACGTTATGATTCCCGCATGTCCAACTACTATTAGCGCACCGATATTTTTGCAACCCGAAAATGAGGAAGCAAATATGACAGCATTCAATGGTGCTGCATCGATTGCTAACCCGCGCTGGCCACCGCTGCATGAGCATACGGAACAGCCCGACCAGCAACTATCCGTCGATGTTCCAATCATAGTTAAACTAATCGGTAGAGCAGGATCTTACGGTTCACTGTACGCGATTTGGTACGCTCAATTGGGAAGCCACGATATCATGGAGCGTATCCCGGATTGCGTCATATTTGCCCCAGAGCTGGCACCGGATCACCAGGGACCCCCACCGATACTTACATCGCTTTTGCTGCAACGCAGAATGTCGACTGGCGAGCTGGTGACGGTTCCGTATGGCCCGAAGCAGATGCCTGGCCATTCGATTGAATAG
- the LOC133393763 gene encoding uncharacterized protein LOC133393763 has translation MRLWLLSSNVFLNAHALQILNMELKLSQALVSGRAADESEELQFLFFEDQELKLDEQRDKEENKQPQQNVKLCYEPGSQYCTFCMTTLMREGHVAGESCNFRFCGKYDRQICEPIIKVKSEEYENKEPEKDKAK, from the exons ATGCGGCTGTGGCTTCTATCATCTAACGTCTTTTTAAACGCTCACGCCCTTCAAATACTGAATATGGAGCTGAAGCTGAGTCAAG CGCTCGTGTCCGGTAGAGCGGCCGATGAGTCGGAAGAGTTGCAGTTTCTGTTTTTCGAGGACCAAGAGCTGAAACTAGACGAACAACGGGACAAAGAGGAAAACAAGCAGCCACAGCAAAATGTGAAATTGTGCTATGAACCTGGTAGTCAGTACTGTACCTTTTGCATGACCACGTTAATGCGTGAGGGTCACGTGGCGGGGGAGTCGTGCAACTTCCGGTTTTGCGGCAAATACGACAGGCAGATCTGTGAGCCAATCATCAAAGTAAAATCAGAAGAATATGAAAATAAGGAGCCAGAAAAGGATAAAGcgaaatga
- the LOC133393834 gene encoding uncharacterized protein LOC133393834, translating into MEHPNQEPTKQMQGEFIEWKPSEPGEWQFLFFEDQELKLSLDSEEEGQEAMPYSMKQPPYLLNDVLRCACCHQCQFQCYENDLLLTCQSHPRLICWMCEKAPATPPNTLQTTAVADFTDSDSLTDTSELIETDDNGEDSRLIEG; encoded by the exons ATGGAGCACCCGAATCAAG AGCCTACGAAGCAAATGCAAGGCGAGTTCATCGAATGGAAGCCCTCCGAGCCGGGCGAGTGGCAGTTTTTATTCTTCGAGGACCAGGAGCTCAAACTTTCTCTGGACTCAGAAGAGGAGGGACAGGAAGCGATGCCATACAGCATGAAACAACCGCCCTATCTGTTGAACGATGTTTTGCGATGCGCTTGCTGCCACCAGTGCCAATTCCAGTGCTACGAGAACGATCTGCTGCTGACCTGCCAGTCGCATCCACGGTTGATTTGCTGGATGTGTGAAAAAGCGCCGGCCACACCGCCCAACACACTTCAAACGACGGCCGTGGCCGACTTTACGGATTCAGATAGCCTAACAGACACGAGCGAGCTTATCGAAACGGACGACAACGGAGAAGATTCACGGTTGATAGAAGGgtag